A single Xylella taiwanensis DNA region contains:
- the rdgB gene encoding RdgB/HAM1 family non-canonical purine NTP pyrophosphatase produces the protein MKRLVLASGNAGKLEELRSMLAGVSLQIKAQGECGVQDVPETGLTFVENALIKARHACVITGFPALADDSGLIVDALGGAPGLYSARYAGSPTDAAANNAKLLDRLRDVPAGRRCARFYAVIVLLRHAEDPQPLIAEGCWEGEIAFEPRGSGGFGYNPVFFDPLYGVTAAEMDAELKNQISHRARALEQLRERLHKMMA, from the coding sequence ATGAAACGACTGGTACTTGCCAGTGGCAACGCTGGCAAGTTGGAGGAATTACGTTCAATGCTGGCCGGAGTATCGTTGCAGATCAAGGCACAGGGTGAGTGTGGCGTCCAGGATGTGCCGGAGACCGGTTTGACCTTCGTCGAGAATGCACTGATCAAGGCGCGTCACGCTTGTGTGATCACTGGTTTCCCAGCATTAGCGGATGATTCGGGGCTGATTGTCGATGCGTTGGGTGGTGCACCCGGGTTGTACAGTGCGCGCTATGCCGGCAGTCCGACGGATGCGGCTGCCAACAATGCCAAGTTGCTAGATAGGCTGCGTGATGTTCCCGCTGGCAGGCGCTGTGCGCGTTTTTATGCGGTGATTGTATTGTTGCGCCATGCTGAGGATCCGCAGCCACTGATTGCTGAGGGCTGTTGGGAGGGAGAGATCGCGTTTGAGCCGCGTGGTAGCGGGGGATTCGGCTATAACCCGGTCTTTTTCGATCCGTTATACGGCGTGACTGCGGCAGAAATGGATGCGGAATTAAAAAACCAGATCAGCCATCGTGCCCGTGCGCTGGAGCAGTTGCGTGAGCGTTTGCATAAAATGATGGCTTGA